In the Phaeodactylum tricornutum CCAP 1055/1 chromosome 13, whole genome shotgun sequence genome, TACTGGAGTCTCTGAGCCGTATTGGAACCGATGCGCTGGACACGGTGCAAGTCCAATATCAATCAAATTCCCCTTTTCATCTGGACGTACTCGACGTTCTGGAAGACTTGAAGCGGGACGGGCTGGTTCGCTCCGTTACCGGTCGAAACTTTCCAACGCGCTTGCTGAGAGCCGCCAACGCCAACCGTTTTCGAGTCGATGCGTGTCAATTGGACATTAATCTGTTGGATCCATCTACATACGACATGGAACGCCAGCTAACGTGTGCAGATCTCAAGTCACCAATGTATGCTTCCAGTGTGCTTGCCGGAGGCTACCTCACCGATCGATACCGAGAAGTACGCTTCGAACCGGCAAAGTTTCTTCTAACACCATCGGAGCGCCATCACCGAAACACATCCTTTCGGGTTTGGTGCGATCGGCGAGAGGTTGATCAAGGAGACATGTGGAAGCACTTCCAGACAACGTTACTGTCCACGATGGTGGACCTGGCGTTGAAGTATCGAGTATCGGTTGCGTCGATTGCACTTCGATGGGCCTTGCAGCTCGATCATGTCGGCAGCGCGGTTGTGTCTTGTCGGTGGCGATCCCTAGAAGAGGACAACTTTCTCCGTAAGTCACGTCCGCAACAATTGCGCCAGATTTTTACGTTTGAACTAGATGACGAAGATATGGAACGGTTATGGGAGGCTTCCGGTCGCGCGGAAATCCCACCCAGCGATACGCCATGGGATTttgaggaggaagaagaattttTGATGAAAATGGAGCGCGACAGCGGTCTCTTTCTTCCGAGTTCAAGCCACCGGACGAAAGATagctccaacaacaaacaactGTGGCTATAGATAAAGTGGTAGAATTGAAAGCATACTGTTTTGTTTCTCTATAAATTATCGCCCCAGCTCTGCAATGAAACCTTATCGGCTGGGCTCTGTTTGTAGGTTATACTTGGATTTCAGCTCGGCAACTTCCTTTTGCTTGTCGTGCAGTCTTTCTTTCAATGTCGCAATAGTGCTCTCCAGCTGCGGGAAGAGAAGGGAATATAGCACCAGCGTGCGAGTGTGAGGCTGGTTGCAGCTTCATCCAAGAACCGTCCCAAGTCAGAGTGTTGCGGCAGACCGCATTTTCGCTGTCACAAAGAGTGCTTACATTTTCTCGATTGGTCTTGACGGAGGGCAGTACTTCCTTGACGGTCCGCTCGACGAGCACCTCTCCGACCAATCGGTAAGCCCGGCGGTCGGGCTCCAACGGCTGGAGGGTTTCTTCTACGAGTTTGTGCTCGTTCCGGTCCATTTCAAGTTCGGAAATCTTATTGCCGAGACTTTGTGATTCTCTCAGAAGATCATTGTACTGATTAACCACTTGCGGTGGTGGTTGTgggtgactgtgagtagatGCCATGCTTATTGTTGTTTCTAGCAAAGTGGTGGATGATCGACACCAATTTCGAACGGAAACAAAGTGTGTTTATTGGAGGCGAAGGAATGCGAGGGCACGCATGGAAACAAAAGGGAACCAGGCCCTGGATGCGACCGTccgtcgtccttgtccgGCGTCCTTGTAGAGAGGAAGCACAAATCGTTGTAATACATAGTGGCGGGGAGTAAACCTTTAGCACATTGACCTTCTTGTATGGCGGAATGTGAAATAGGTAGGCAGATCACTGTCAAGCGTCCTAGTAGGAACgtacctaacagtaaacaacCATACCTTGCCAAAACTGCACGTCAGATTGTAAATGCTATAGTCCTTGCAAAGAGAAACATCACAATGGGACGAAAAAAGCGCAAGACGACCGATACGGATGCAGCCGCTGAAGAAGAGGCCGCAGCAGCGCAGCCCAACGAATTGGTGACTGCTTCGGCGACGATGCCGCTTGCGTCAACAATCAAGACACCGACTGGTACGCAAGCCTTACCTGCGGCTTCTAACTACGCGATGACGTCTCATTCCGGGGAAATTGTGCAAGAAGGTACGTGTGTGGTAACATTGACGGATTAGCGTTCCCTCGTCGTTTGAATCAAGGATTTCTCTTTCTCACTCGGTGAGAATTGCGCGCGCCTGTGTGACGCTTCAGATGTGTACGTCTCGGACGGATCAGAGGACGAGCTCGAAGATGTGGACGTCGTGTTGAGTGGGTCACGAATGGGGCTCATGCGTCGCGGATTGGTGCATCCGTCGGCGTTGCTGCAGCCGAATCGACAGTGGACGAGAAGTGACGCCGCCACGGCGGTCGCCGAAGGCGAAGCCTTCACGGAAGACGAGACACGGTTACGACAGGAGGAGGAATTGGCGAAACTAGATCCCGCCGAACGCGCGGCTCGACTACAGCAAGAAAAATTACGcaaagaagaggaagcaGTTTTAACGGAGCGACAAAAAGAGAGTGAAGAGAACGCCGGTCGTGATCCGGCCCTCTTCTCCAAGAGAACGGCCTTTGATATTCGCTTTGATCAAATTGAGGAAAAGCCTTGGGCTCGTGGCACTGGAGATTTTGCAGACTTTTTTAACTACGGTTTGGCGGAAGAAGATTGGTTGGAATACGCAGAGCAGCAAATgatgattcgacaggaaCTCATTGACGCGAGCAAGCAAAAGAGGGCTCCGGACCCCACGATTGTTCCGGTGACGCCGAAGGCACCGGTCCTATTAAATTCCGCACTACCGCGAGCGGATGGAATTGCGGAGGGCGAGGATGCCGATAGTAATGCAGAAGT is a window encoding:
- a CDS encoding predicted protein, which codes for MASTHSHPQPPPQVVNQYNDLLRESQSLGNKISELEMDRNEHKLVEETLQPLEPDRRAYRLVGEVLVERTVKEVLPSVKTNRENLESTIATLKERLHDKQKEVAELKSKYNLQTEPSR
- a CDS encoding predicted protein encodes the protein MGRKKRKTTDTDAAAEEEAAAAQPNELVTASATMPLASTIKTPTGTQALPAASNYAMTSHSGEIVQEDVYVSDGSEDELEDVDVVLSGSRMGLMRRGLVHPSALLQPNRQWTRSDAATAVAEGEAFTEDETRLRQEEELAKLDPAERAARLQQEKLRKEEEAVLTERQKESEENAGRDPALFSKRTAFDIRFDQIEEKPWARGTGDFADFFNYGLAEEDWLEYAEQQMMIRQELIDASKQKRAPDPTIVP